DNA sequence from the Candidatus Zixiibacteriota bacterium genome:
TTCCGTGATGTTGGAGAGAATGCCATTTGGGCTTCATGGGTGTACGACAATCCAGGAGTCGACTCGGACCCCACGGACGGCATCGACTACAGGGGTGAGTATTGCTTGTCTGAAGTCGACACAGTGGAGAATCCGGGTGCTGAACCGGATACCGCCTGGTACAGAGGAGACGGTATACCAGACTTCAGAGCCGCCACAGCACCTCCACCACCACTCTTGCGTTATGAAACGAAATACGAGCAGGCATTTCTCAGATGGAATGGCTATATCACTGAAACTGCTGTCGATCCGTTCACTCACGTGCGCGATTTTGAAGGCTATCGTGTTTACTGGGGCAAGGTGAGAACTTCGTCGGCAATGGCGCGTCTCGAGTCAAGAGATTTTGACGACTTCAAGAGATATCGTTGGGATGAATTCAAGAACGCGTGGGCAACAAGCGAACCTCCGCTCACGCGCGATTCGCTCCAGCAACAATATGGGCTCAGCTTCATTCCCGAAGACTGGCTCTGCGCAAATACAGTCGGAACTGGATTCGAGGCTGATGGAAAGAGTTACTGCTTTGAGGCGACCGATTGGAATCAGTCAATCGAAGGCTGGCTTGACGGCGCCAGGATTCTCTCCCAGACAGGTATTAGAAAGACCTATGCCGAAGAGATAGATGAGGGACTTATCCTCCCGATTCTCGATTCCACGATTGCGGAATACTGGGTAAAGGACATTGATCCACGCACCGGCGATTCAGTTCTCTATCACAAGTACTGGGAGTATGAATACTCGATAGACAACTTGCAGGCGTCGGTTCCACACTATTTCGGAGTGACTGCTTTCGACTTCGGCGAGTTCAATAAGAACTTCGGTGAAGTCAAGGGCATTGAAGCACAGGAGAGCTCTCCTTTGGCCAATGTGGTAGAATTGTGGGCGATCAATGATGCGGCAACGGTTGCCGGTCGGGGATTGAAGGTAGAGGTCTATCCCAATCCTTATTACGGTGACGGACAATACATCCGCGCCGGCTATGAGGACAGAGACAAAACGGGATTTGTCGACCACTCGCGGCAGATCCATTTCGTGAATCTGCCGGCAGAAGCTACCATCAGAATCTACACACTCGATGGCGATCTGATCAAGCAGATTGATCATCCCGGTACCCACTCAGATTGGGACTCCAAAGTGTACTGGGATATGAGGACGAGAAACAACGAGCTCGTCGCCAGCGGCATCTATCTATTCTCAGTTGAATCGTCTTCAGGCAACCAGGTCGGCAAGTTTGTGATTATCTTCTAAGCCGACAGAAACATCAATTGACAGATATTGAAACGCCGGGAATCCCCCGGCGTTTCTCATTTGCCCTTTTCGACCTGATGCAGTAGACTGGCATTGGCTAAAATAGCACACCAATTGAGCGTGAGAAGCACTCTGCCACCGGATTCCTGCAGTCAGAGATGCACGGACATCGCTGCTTTGTTGGGTCTGAGGCATAATAAAAAGGAGCGGATGATTCATCCGCTCCCATCTTCGACTAGAATCAGTCTGAACGCTTACACGACGCCCTGATCCATCATGGCATCAGCCACCTTGATGAATCCTGCAATGTTTGCGCCAAGCACATTATTAGTCGGTTCGCCATACTCTTCAGCAGTGTCCTTGCAAGCGGTATGGATTGCCTGCATGATACCGAGAAGCCTCTGATCCACTTCCTCTCTGGTCCAACTCAGCCTCAGGCTGTTCTGCGACATTTCTAAACCAGAAACGGCGACTCCGCCAGCATTGGCAGCCTTGCCGGGGCCGTAGTGAATCTTGGCCGCCACAAAGGCGTCCACAGCCTCGGGAGTCGATGGCATGTTTGCGCCTTCTGCGACACAGATGCAGCCATTCTTCAGCAGCTCCTTGGCATCATCAGCATTGACTTCGTTCTGAGTTGCACAGGGCAGCGCCACGTCGACAGGAACGTTCCACACACCGGCTCCCTCGAAGTACTTCGCACTCGGGAATTGACTGGCGTATTCTCTGATCCTTCCACGTCTTTCGTTCTTGAGCTCCATTACCCACGCCAGTTTCTCAGGTGTAATGCCACTTTCATCGACGATGTATCCGGCGGAATCGGAGAGCGTGATCACCTTGCCACCAAGATCGTTGACCTTTTCAGTGGCATATTGGGCGACATTGCCGGATCCGGAGACGGAAACCTTCTTGCCGGAGATGGAATTGCCCTTGGTCTTCAGCATCTCTTCGGCAAAGTAAACCGTACCATAGCCGGTCGCTTCGGGCCGTATGAGGCTGCCGCCCCAGTTCAGACCTTTGCCGGTGAGCACACCGACGAATTCATTGCGAATTCTCTTGTACTGACCGAAAAGAAAACCGATCTCTCTTCCACCTACGCCAATATCACCAGCGGGGACATCGGTGTTGGGGCCGATATGTCGACATAACTCCGTCATGAAACTCTGACAGAATTTCATAACTTCATTGTCCGATTTTCCCTTAGGATCGAAATCGGAACCGCCTTTGCCGCCACCCATCGGAAGAGTAGTGAGGCTGTTCTTGAATACTTGCTCGAATGCAAGAAACTTCAGGATGCCAAGATTGACAGATGGATGAAACCGCAGACCGCCTTTGTAGGGGCCGATTGCGCTGTTCATCTCGATGCGAAAACCGCGATTGACCTGCACCTTTCCGCTGTCATCGATCCACGGCACTCTTATGAGGATTACGCGTTCGGGAACGACGATCCTCTCAACAATGCCAGCTTCTCTGTACTTCGGATGCTTTTCAATCACTGGGGCCAGCGATGTGAGGACTTCCTCGACAGCCTGATGGAATTCCGGCTGTGCGGCGTCCTTCTGCTTCACCTGCTCAAAAATACCGTTGATGTACTCAGACATCACACACTCCTTCAAAGCAAGAGATTAACGATTTGGGTCTGTATTTCGCGTAATGCTATTATTTTCATACGGTACCAGTGTGGACTCTGGAGCCAAACGAATCGCTACTTACTCAGACGTTGAAGGAGAGTAATATGTCGAGCACATCAAATCAAGTGCTTATGCGTACAATCCTCTCAGCTCCGCTGCTTCCGTCACCCTCTTGATTCCGACGATAAAAGCCGCCGTCCTCATCGGGACTTTGTACGAAAGCGAAGTCT
Encoded proteins:
- the gdhA gene encoding NADP-specific glutamate dehydrogenase, whose product is MSEYINGIFEQVKQKDAAQPEFHQAVEEVLTSLAPVIEKHPKYREAGIVERIVVPERVILIRVPWIDDSGKVQVNRGFRIEMNSAIGPYKGGLRFHPSVNLGILKFLAFEQVFKNSLTTLPMGGGKGGSDFDPKGKSDNEVMKFCQSFMTELCRHIGPNTDVPAGDIGVGGREIGFLFGQYKRIRNEFVGVLTGKGLNWGGSLIRPEATGYGTVYFAEEMLKTKGNSISGKKVSVSGSGNVAQYATEKVNDLGGKVITLSDSAGYIVDESGITPEKLAWVMELKNERRGRIREYASQFPSAKYFEGAGVWNVPVDVALPCATQNEVNADDAKELLKNGCICVAEGANMPSTPEAVDAFVAAKIHYGPGKAANAGGVAVSGLEMSQNSLRLSWTREEVDQRLLGIMQAIHTACKDTAEEYGEPTNNVLGANIAGFIKVADAMMDQGVV